One Chitinophaga sp. H8 DNA window includes the following coding sequences:
- a CDS encoding TonB-dependent receptor, translated as MNKLLHTLLFLAIIIAVSPNHLLAQITSSQITGKIANAKGEPLPGVTVVAVNTSTGTRYGAQTNADGRFMLANLNPGGPYTITVTFIGFKKEERTDINLGLGASSYNFKLEEASTALSEVVVKGSQGAKNGGTRINREQLRTLPSLNRSFQDFTRATPQSNNNSFLGTNYRYNNVTLDGAINNDAIGFSPSLGGQTNSSGQPGSSTRTNPVSLDAIQDIQVYLAPFDVKIGNFLGGSINAVTRSGTNEFHGAVYGFGRGAFMIGKNNAGDGSKLPSDFHDYQAGVRLGFPIIKDKLFFFTNAEITRRQDPVILAAGSPDIANLISEKDAESIAGRMKNVYGIDPGTYGNTSIYSNSNKFFNRLDWNINDKHQLSIRNNTITSEATNLERDQQNFRFGGIDYKQTNNQTSTVAELKSRLSNTVSNSLILGYSNIHDYRTPASDAAIPQIQIGGKGGTIFLGTDREASIFNMKQQTFEFTDNVTVFKGNHTLTFGTHNEFYNITYGFVNSWNGRVDYSSVADFLDNKPSRVRGNFNYADNSRDNIMANPPAKFKANLLSVYAQDDIQLGDRFRLTPGIRLDYTGLPDKQPLSDKTTNAPVDPNYGNTYTYTKPKDITNKYLNNIAISPRLGFNFDIKGDQSIVLRGGTGLFTGRIPFAWLGYAYYNNGVTYGAYDTKFGYKTDTDRPVAGSDPISTSPNGIAQFVTAQGKDVHDAKGATQVDLIDNNFKMPQAWRSSLALDYSTHDQWKFSLEGIYTKVVYDLKFQQINLTDNPVYYTAYDKDKQQPIYSGGKINPLYTNAYLLSNTKDGYRYSITAQVSKTFKFGLNAMVAYTYGQSKDITNGIRNSMESNWQLNPALNPNEPGLAYSNFDIRNRIVSTVNYKLAWGRKNTFVSNFSVFFNTSSGVPFTYGFMNATIQGTPQQVSLAYIPKKGETANFFDAADKAQADAFDAFIDGNKYLSSRRGQFTERNGARTPWNTQADFRFTQDFNIMAGKRKHTISLTYDIVNLTNLLNKDWGIQYFSPNTFNSTASLGLKSKSAPVNAATDYPKYSWADPGVAYSKDFFGSRHQMQLGLRYSF; from the coding sequence GTGAACAAACTGTTGCACACACTACTGTTCCTGGCAATCATTATTGCCGTTTCTCCCAATCATTTGCTGGCACAGATTACCAGCTCTCAGATTACCGGTAAAATTGCGAATGCCAAAGGCGAACCTTTACCCGGAGTGACCGTGGTAGCGGTAAATACCAGTACAGGCACACGCTATGGCGCTCAAACCAATGCAGATGGCCGCTTTATGCTGGCCAATCTGAACCCTGGCGGGCCTTACACCATCACCGTGACATTTATCGGATTCAAAAAAGAAGAAAGAACAGATATTAACCTGGGGCTAGGTGCTTCCAGCTATAATTTTAAACTGGAAGAAGCCTCTACTGCTTTAAGTGAAGTAGTGGTAAAAGGATCCCAGGGGGCCAAGAATGGAGGAACCCGTATTAACCGGGAACAACTGAGAACATTACCGTCCCTCAACCGTAGCTTCCAGGATTTTACCCGCGCTACTCCACAAAGTAATAATAACTCTTTCCTGGGTACCAACTATCGTTATAATAACGTTACCCTGGATGGGGCAATCAATAATGATGCTATCGGCTTCAGCCCTTCTCTGGGTGGGCAAACCAACAGTTCAGGACAGCCCGGTAGCAGCACCCGTACCAATCCTGTATCGCTGGATGCTATCCAGGATATACAGGTATATCTCGCACCGTTTGATGTGAAAATTGGGAACTTCCTGGGAGGAAGTATTAATGCCGTAACCAGAAGTGGTACCAATGAATTTCATGGCGCTGTTTATGGTTTTGGCCGCGGGGCTTTTATGATCGGAAAGAATAATGCAGGAGATGGCTCTAAACTGCCGTCAGATTTTCATGATTACCAGGCAGGTGTGCGCTTAGGGTTCCCGATCATAAAAGATAAATTGTTCTTTTTTACCAATGCGGAAATTACCCGCAGACAGGACCCGGTGATACTGGCAGCAGGCTCACCTGATATCGCTAACCTGATCTCGGAAAAAGATGCAGAAAGCATTGCCGGCCGGATGAAAAATGTATATGGAATAGATCCGGGTACTTATGGTAATACCAGTATTTACTCTAACTCCAATAAATTCTTTAACCGGCTCGACTGGAATATTAACGACAAGCACCAGTTATCTATCCGCAATAATACCATCACTTCTGAAGCTACTAACCTGGAACGTGATCAGCAAAATTTCCGCTTCGGAGGCATTGATTATAAACAAACCAATAACCAGACCTCTACGGTAGCTGAACTGAAAAGCCGGCTGTCTAATACGGTATCAAACAGCCTGATCCTGGGATACTCTAATATTCATGACTATCGTACACCTGCATCTGATGCTGCTATCCCGCAGATCCAGATAGGTGGTAAAGGAGGGACGATCTTCCTGGGTACCGACAGGGAAGCAAGTATCTTTAATATGAAGCAGCAAACCTTTGAGTTTACTGATAATGTAACCGTATTCAAAGGGAATCATACCCTCACTTTTGGTACACACAATGAATTCTATAATATTACCTATGGTTTTGTCAACTCCTGGAATGGCCGTGTAGACTATAGCTCTGTGGCCGACTTCCTGGACAACAAACCGAGCCGCGTACGTGGTAACTTTAATTATGCGGATAACTCCCGTGATAATATCATGGCTAATCCTCCGGCTAAGTTTAAAGCCAATCTGTTAAGTGTATATGCACAGGATGATATTCAGCTGGGTGATCGCTTTCGTTTAACACCAGGTATCCGCCTGGATTATACCGGGCTGCCTGATAAACAACCACTGAGCGACAAAACCACCAATGCACCGGTAGATCCTAACTATGGTAACACTTACACTTATACGAAGCCAAAAGATATCACCAACAAATACCTGAATAACATCGCTATCTCTCCCCGTCTGGGATTTAATTTTGATATTAAAGGAGATCAGAGTATCGTACTGCGCGGTGGTACAGGCCTGTTTACAGGCCGTATTCCTTTTGCCTGGTTAGGATATGCCTATTACAATAATGGGGTTACCTATGGGGCTTATGATACCAAATTCGGATACAAGACAGATACCGACAGACCCGTTGCAGGATCTGATCCTATTTCCACTTCTCCCAACGGGATAGCACAGTTTGTTACGGCGCAGGGAAAAGACGTACATGATGCCAAAGGAGCTACCCAGGTAGATCTGATAGACAATAATTTTAAAATGCCTCAGGCCTGGAGAAGCAGTCTGGCTTTGGATTATAGTACGCACGATCAGTGGAAGTTTTCCCTGGAAGGTATTTATACTAAAGTGGTGTACGACTTAAAATTCCAGCAGATCAATCTGACAGATAACCCGGTTTATTATACGGCATATGATAAGGATAAACAGCAGCCAATTTACAGCGGAGGAAAAATAAACCCGTTGTATACCAACGCTTATCTGCTATCTAATACCAAAGACGGTTATCGCTATAGTATTACTGCACAGGTCAGCAAAACATTTAAGTTTGGACTGAACGCTATGGTAGCCTATACTTACGGACAGTCTAAAGATATTACCAATGGTATCCGGAATTCAATGGAGTCCAACTGGCAGCTGAATCCTGCTTTAAACCCCAATGAACCCGGATTGGCATATTCTAATTTTGACATCAGAAACCGTATCGTTTCTACTGTGAATTATAAATTAGCCTGGGGAAGGAAAAATACTTTTGTATCTAATTTTTCTGTGTTCTTTAATACCAGTTCCGGCGTTCCTTTTACCTATGGTTTTATGAATGCCACTATCCAGGGTACACCTCAACAGGTAAGCCTGGCTTATATTCCAAAGAAAGGCGAAACAGCTAACTTCTTCGATGCTGCGGATAAAGCGCAGGCAGATGCTTTTGATGCTTTTATTGACGGTAATAAATACCTGAGCAGCCGGAGAGGACAGTTTACAGAACGTAATGGTGCCCGTACCCCATGGAATACACAGGCTGATTTCCGTTTTACACAGGACTTTAATATCATGGCCGGAAAACGTAAGCATACCATTTCATTAACCTATGATATTGTAAATCTGACGAACTTATTAAACAAAGACTGGGGCATACAGTATTTTTCACCTAATACCTTTAATTCTACTGCCAGTTTGGGGTTGAAGTCAAAATCGGCACCGGTGAATGCTGCAACAGATTATCCTAAGTATTCCTGGGCAGATCCGGGAGTGGCTTATTCAAAGGATTTCTTTGGTTCCCGGCACCAGATGCAGCTGGGGTTAAGATATAGTTTCTAG